In a genomic window of Helianthus annuus cultivar XRQ/B chromosome 10, HanXRQr2.0-SUNRISE, whole genome shotgun sequence:
- the LOC110885448 gene encoding glycine-rich protein 2 — MADDGARKSGTVKWFNDSKGFGFITQDDGGEDLFVHQSSIRAEGFRSLGDGETVEYVVEEGSDGRTKAADVTGPDEGPVQGSTRGGGGGRGGGGGYGGGGGGYNGGGRGGGGGGDRYGGGGGGYGGGGGRYGGGGGGYGGGGGGNGCFKCGESGHMARECPQGGGGGGGYGGGGRGGGGYGGGGGGRGGGGGGGGCYNCGEDGHFARECPNSSNR; from the coding sequence ATGGCTGACGACGGCGCTAGAAAGTCCGGCACCGTGAAGTGGTTCAACGACAGCAAAGGTTTCGGCTTTATTACGCAGGATGACGGCGGCGAAGATCTGTTTGTTCACCAATCGTCTATCAGAGCCGAAGGTTTTCGGAGCCTCGGTGACGGAGAAACTGTAGAGTATGTAGTTGAAGAAGGATCTGACGGCCGGACGAAAGCTGCTGACGTCACCGGTCCTGATGAAGGTCCGGTTCAGGGTAGCACTCGCGGCGGCGGAGGAGGACGCGGTGGCGGTGGAGGTTAtggaggtggtggcggtggttaTAATGGCGGAGGACGTGgaggcggtggcggtggtgatcGTTATGGCGGAGGTGGCGGTGGTTATGGAGGCGGTGGTGGTCGTTACGGCGGCGGAGGCGGTGGTtatggaggtggtggtggtggaaacGGTTGTTTCAAGTGTGGAGAGAGTGGTCATATGGCTAGGGAGTGTCCGCAGGGCGGTGGAGGTGGTGGAGGTTATGGCGGTGGTGGACGTGGAGGTGGTGGttacggtggtggtggcggcggccgtggaggtggaggtggaggtggcggttgttataactgtggggaagATGGGCATTTTGCACGTGAATGCCCTAATTCCAGCAACCGTTGA